The genomic region TCGGCGTCTCCACTGTCATGCTGTCAACAGAGACAAAACCAGCCCGGTGCATGGCACCGGCAATTTCCCCTTTACGGAAAACCTGATTAAAACCCGTAAGCGCATAACTCAAATTTTCCAGAACATAGAAATCAGGCTTCGTCCCTTCATCCGTAAGCCCTTCAGCAAGACTGACGAACACTCCACCCGGCACGAGAGCATCATGAATCTTCATCATCAGTCGATCCAAATCCGAACGGGCGAAATTCAGGGTTGAGCTCGCCCAGATCAGATCGTATCCTTCACCGATGGAATCAGCCAGGTAATCGCCACTTTTAACAGAAATTCTATCACGCATACCATATTCGGCTATGAACTCCTCAGCCACGCGAAGCACTCCCGGCCGATCGAACACAACTCCTTTCATGGACTCACTTTCAGAGACGATCCCGATACAGTATAAACCGGGGCCACCCCCGAGATCGAGCATGTTGCCAAAGGATGAAAATCCTTCGATACCGGAAACGATTCCCGCAATGTCCTGCATCATGCCCCCCTTATGATAATTGCCAACGGTACGAGCATAGTCGACCCAGATCTCTTCATTACCGAAACCGGAATGATCGGCAAAGGGCCCGTCCTTAACGAGCCGAGTCATATCGGACACCACGTCGGCTGACATGCGATGCATCAAAAGCAGTATCTTGCCGATATAATTCTGGCTTTCGCTGTTGAGCAAATCATCCGCACATTGTTCATTACAGTATCTTCCTTCTTTCTTTTCAAGCAACTCCGCGGCTGCCAGGCTATCGAGCAGCGCACCTGTGTTTGCGGGATGACATTGCAACGTAGCGGAAAGTTCCTCGCTCGACAGAGGAAACGAAAGATGATCGAAAACACGTAATTCAAGAGCGGTCAACAGCGCCTGTGCCCGCATCCGGCCACTGAAAAGCCCGTAGACATAACGACTTTCCTCAACCCTGCTATCTGACTTTTTTCGCATACCCCCCTCCTTTAATAATGAGCATCATATATATCATACCTTTACATGCGTACCGAAGCAGTCATACCCACTGTACGCGGCTCACCAACCGTGAACACGCCGAACGACTTGCCGGTAAAGTATTCCTTGTCGAGGAGGTTGTTGCCATAGAGATACACATCCCAGCTATCGGCTTCATACCCTATTTTAGCATGCACCAGCCCGAACGGATCACGCTCGATGGTGTTGGCATCGTCATAGTAGGTCGTGCCGTACCCGTCCGCATCCATTCTGACAAACAGTCCGGAACCATGGCGATACTGCACATTGAAATTCGCCGTCCAGTCAGGGCTCAACACAGGCACGTTACCCTTAAAATCCCCGTATTCGTCGAATTTCGCATCGAGCAACCCGAACGCTGCACCGATATCGAGCCCCTGCAACAGCTTGGCTCTGGCCTCGACCTCGACCCCCTGGCTGTGCGCCTTTGCAGCATTCGATGCCACATAAACCCCTGGTGCAGTCTGATTCCAGACGTGCATGTTTTCTATATCGATATAGAACAATGTCGCGTTCAGGAGAACCCTTCCTTCAAGCCAGGTCATCTTGGCGCCGACCTCGTAGTTCAGAGATGTTTGTTCGTCGAATTTGGCTGCTTCCTTGTCATCCCCCCATGCATTCAGTCCGCCAGCCAGATACCCACGCGCAACACTGCCATACAGCATCACATGCTCACTCAAACCCCAGGACAATACGCCTTTTGGCAAGAACGCCCCCCAATCCTCATCACGGCTCCACGAAACCGGTACGGCTGATCCACTAAAAGGATCGATCGGAAGTTGTTGACCGGTATCGGTACGTATCACCTCGCGCCGGTAATCCAACTCCTTGCGTATTGTTTCATATCGCAATCCAGCCGTGAAGTCAAGTGCTGAAACAAGAGGAAAAGTCACCTGACCGAAGGCAGCAACAGTTTGTTCTTGCCGCTCACCCGGCCAGTTATACTTGACGTTATAGCCGAAGAACCCCTCAGTGTCCAATGTCGTCGAATAATCCTCGTCGTTGGTGTTTTCCGTAGAATAGTAAAGCCCACCCATCCACCGTATACTACTGGCATCATCCGGAGACTGTACGCGCAGTTCCTGGGTAAACCCTTTATGTTCGGATTTCTCTCTGATGCGATCGGTACCCTGAACCGGTACGAACGTTTTGCTCAGGCACAGGTCATCCTTTTCATACAGGTACGTCGTCAGGGAATACAACGAAAACCCTTTTCCCTGATAATACATATCCAGCGCGGCACTATAAACGTCACTATCATTACGATCCTCGGGATCCATAAATCCATGAAAAACAACCGGCCCAGGAGCCAGACTGGCCCCGGCACCTCCATCTCGGCCATCCACCCTTGCATGAAGGTTCACCTCGATGCTTTCCACAGGAAGCCATCGAAGCCATCCTTTAAGAGAAGCAGCGCTTCTCGCATCAAAATATTCCTGATCGGGATGATCGTTTTTCATATACCCGCCAACATCGGTATATTTACCGGAAACACTGAAAAACAAACGATCCGTTACAACCGGCCCATTGACAAACCCTTTCATGCC from Prosthecochloris marina harbors:
- a CDS encoding methyltransferase codes for the protein MRKKSDSRVEESRYVYGLFSGRMRAQALLTALELRVFDHLSFPLSSEELSATLQCHPANTGALLDSLAAAELLEKKEGRYCNEQCADDLLNSESQNYIGKILLLMHRMSADVVSDMTRLVKDGPFADHSGFGNEEIWVDYARTVGNYHKGGMMQDIAGIVSGIEGFSSFGNMLDLGGGPGLYCIGIVSESESMKGVVFDRPGVLRVAEEFIAEYGMRDRISVKSGDYLADSIGEGYDLIWASSTLNFARSDLDRLMMKIHDALVPGGVFVSLAEGLTDEGTKPDFYVLENLSYALTGFNQVFRKGEIAGAMHRAGFVSVDSMTVETPMMPMEMDIARKKT
- a CDS encoding TonB-dependent receptor; this encodes MSFKKMLVAGLCFFLPQLYSGCLLAEDDVLEKDDGDIRVYEASSITVTAQKREESVQKVPAAITAITETELEDAGVETIADVIDMIPNLSVSKELGGFSGVAIRGIGPSMFTRRSPVVIYVDGVPYDDVTQVDLELLNVERIEVLRGPQGTLYGKNAIGGVINVITRKPGNDWEGKASVWAGEHETYGMKGFVNGPVVTDRLFFSVSGKYTDVGGYMKNDHPDQEYFDARSAASLKGWLRWLPVESIEVNLHARVDGRDGGAGASLAPGPVVFHGFMDPEDRNDSDVYSAALDMYYQGKGFSLYSLTTYLYEKDDLCLSKTFVPVQGTDRIREKSEHKGFTQELRVQSPDDASSIRWMGGLYYSTENTNDEDYSTTLDTEGFFGYNVKYNWPGERQEQTVAAFGQVTFPLVSALDFTAGLRYETIRKELDYRREVIRTDTGQQLPIDPFSGSAVPVSWSRDEDWGAFLPKGVLSWGLSEHVMLYGSVARGYLAGGLNAWGDDKEAAKFDEQTSLNYEVGAKMTWLEGRVLLNATLFYIDIENMHVWNQTAPGVYVASNAAKAHSQGVEVEARAKLLQGLDIGAAFGLLDAKFDEYGDFKGNVPVLSPDWTANFNVQYRHGSGLFVRMDADGYGTTYYDDANTIERDPFGLVHAKIGYEADSWDVYLYGNNLLDKEYFTGKSFGVFTVGEPRTVGMTASVRM